A stretch of DNA from Candidatus Marinimicrobia bacterium CG08_land_8_20_14_0_20_45_22:
GCTAAGGATAGCTCCGGTAATGAAAGCTGGCTGACCAACCGCAATTCCGAAGCCGTTCTGGCCGCCAGTTTTCCGGATTCAACCACGAAAAATGTCAAGGTTTTCCCTAATCCATTCCGCGAAAAATCCGGATTCCCGGCTACGGATGATGCCAATTCGATCGTCTGGACCAATTTGCCGGCCATATGCACGATCCGCATTTACACGTCCGCCGGAGAATTGGTCAAGACCCTTAAACACAATAATGCCGCTTCCGGTGAAGAGGTTTGGGACCAGCTGACTGACTCCCGCCAGCGGACGGCGCCGGGCATTTATTTCTGGACGGTGGAATCAAGCGTCGGGAATGCCAAAGGTTCGTTAATCCTGATCAAATAAAGGTGATGCGCATGCAAAGAATATTCCTAATTATATCAATCACGGCGATCCTGACAATTGAAACACAGGCTCAATTTGATTACGGATTCGATTTTTCCAAAGCCGGCAGCGCCGGACTACAATTTCTGAAGATCGGTGTAGGTGCCCGGGAAGCTTCTATGGGTGAAGCCTTTACCAGTCTGTCCGAAGGTGTCAATTCGGTTTTTTGGAATATCGCCGGTATTGGTTTCCTTACCCGGACAGCCGTAACTTTTTCACATAGTAACTGGCTGGTGGAAAGCAGTCACGATGCTTGCGCGATTGCAATTCCGATTCGCTCAATCGTAGTCGGAGTCAGTGCGATCAGTTTTCGGATTCAGGACTTCGAAGAAACAACTGTATCCGCTCCTAACGGAACCGGAAATATGATCCGCGCCGGCGATTATATGCTGGCTCTGGCCGTCGCCCGGCGCTTTACCGATAAACTGACGATCGGTCTGCAAATAAAATATGCCGAGGAGATTCTGGATAACTACAATTATGGCAACGTCTTATTCGACATCGGCACAATTTACCGGACCGGATTCCGCGATCTGAAACTGGCTTTCGCTCTGCAGCATTTCGGCCCGGACAAGGTTTTAGCCGAACAACAATTCCGTATGCCTTTGCTATTTAGAGTCGGCGCTAGTGATAATATTTTTAACACCCGGACCCAACGCCTGACAGTTTCCGGAGAATTATTGCATCCGACCGACGCCAACGAGTATTTCTGTATCGGTCTGGAATATGAGTTTTTAAAAATGCTGGCCCTGCGCGGCGGTTATCGGACCAACGATTTCGAACATTATCTGACCACCGGATTCGGGTTGAAATTGCCCAATATTGGTTATTTTGGAACTAACTTCGACTATGCCTATGTTTCCTACGGCGATGTATTTGAAACAACGCATCGTTTTACACTCGGGATGTCTTTTTAGAGTAATAATGAGATTTAGAACTACCGGACAGAATATTTCCAATTTGATTCAGAGTGTGGGCCTGACTGGCGGCATGTTGCTCCTTACTCTCATACTGGCTCGGTGTAAATTCACTTCCGTTCAGCAGCCTGCCGGAGCTAAAACCGGCGATACAATTGCCGTTTATCTGACTGTCAAAGAAGATTACGCCGAAACCACCAACGCCCATAAAGGCTTGATCGGGGTACTGGTTCCCGAAGACTGGACCTTTATTTCCGGCACCTATTCCAGCTCGGTCGGAAGTGGAAATTTGGAGTATTCCTCCAACTGGACCGATTCAGCCGAAATATATTATCCGGTCGGCGAATACGGGGATAATCTGAAGTGGATTGTGGTTCTTTCCGATTCCGGCTATATGTATTCCGATTTGCCCTCCGCGGATGTTACTTTGTTACTCAATACCGGAACGCTGGAAGGTTGTTTCAAAATGGCCTATATCGCCACCAAAGCTACCACCGGGCTTTTGGGAACCGGCTGGACGGCCTTTTCATATCCGCATGCAATTGGGATTCCCGATTCGACCGCCTGCGAAGGTTCCGATACGACCACCCTGAAAACGGAACGGGCTCCAGACTGGGATGATTTATTCAATCGCACCTCTGGCTGGACCGGAGCGGATGGCATTTATTCCATCCCGCTATCGGGTTGTGACATATTTAGAGATGACAGTCTGCAGAAAACTTTATTTCTGTTCAGCGATACCTTCATCGGTAGCGTTAACTCGGAAGGGAAACGGGTTAATTCCAAGCTTGTAAATAATACTTTGGCATTGCTAACCGGCTATGAACCATCCGATGAAAAGACCGAGTTTACCTGGGGAGAGACCGCCAGTGGCACTCCAACGGCTGTATTTATCCCGGATACTCCTGAGTCTGCCTCCGGGGATTGGTATTGGTTAATGGATGGCATTGCGATTGGCGACACCGTTTACATTTACGGTATGCGCCTCAGCCCGAGTTCCACCAGTTCGCTGGGCTGGGAAATATCCGGAGTAGCCCTGATTTCATTTGCCGTTGACGACGATTTCAATATCTTCGACGTCAAACAGGTCGATACGCCTTTTCTCTATAACGCCTCAGACGGAACGCAGACAATCATTGGCCAGGCGATTATGCCAATGACGGAAGAATCTGGCAATCCGAACGCGGACGGCTTTCTGTATGTTTATGGGCCGCGCAGTGGGAGCGTAAGCCGGGAAATGGTCGTCTCCAGAGTTTTACCGCAAAATATCACCGATTTTTCGCAGTATCGCTACTGGAATGGCAACGACTGGGTAGCCGACATTGCCGAATGTGAAGCCTTAACCAATTCCATCTCAATGGAATTCAGCGTAACGCCTCTCGCAGACGGACGCTATATCTGTGTCTTCCAGCTGAACACCGTCAGTCGCAGTGTGGCGGTCAGATTCGGTGATAGCCCAACCGGACCGTTTGGCTATTATCAGCTTATCTGGGATTGTACGGAGAGCGACTCGAACCCCAATATCATCATGTATAATGCCAAAGCCCATCCGCATCTGTCGAATCACGGCGAACTGCTGATCAGTTATAATGTCAATTCCTTCAATTACGATTCGTTTACCTATGTGGACATTTACCGTCCGCGGTTCATTACCCTGACCTACGACGACCAAAGCGGAGTAATTTATTGCCACTCAAAAGTTGTCCCGGAACAGTACACTTTATTACAGAATTACCCCAATCCCTTTAACGCCACCACCCGGCTTACCTATCAACTTAGTCAGACATCTGACATTACTTTAAATATTTATGATTTGACCGGTCGACTGGTCCGCACTCTGGTTCAAAATCGCGCCGCCGCCGGAACGTACCAGGTTTTCTGGAACGGTGTTGATAGCATTGGCCGGCCGCTTCCGAGCGGGATTTATTTTGCCCGAATCCAAATCCAGACGACCAACCGGCAGATGTTAACCGAAACCTGTAAGCTAATGCTGTTAAAATGAAAGTGAAAACCGCCAAAATAATGAACTACCCCGAAGCAAGCTTCGAGGAATTCTCTCGATTAAAAACATCCGTAATGACCGCCCTGGCCATTGGAGCTGCCATCATCCTTTTTTACCCACGCAGCCAGGCCCGGCCTACCGACCAACGTACGATTTCCTTCTGGAGTTGCAGCGGGCAGAAAGAAGATGTGCCTTTCATCGTAACCGCATTCAACGCCGCCCAGGATTCGATTCGCGTCCTGTCCAATGCCATTCCCTGGCAGGAACAGGAGAAAAAAGTGCTGACGGCCATTCTGAGCGATAACCCACCGGATGCAGTTTCCCAGTTTATTCCGATTGTCAAATGGGCTTCGCGCATGGCACTGATGCCACTGGATGAACTGATTGCCCGGGATGACTTTGATACAGCAGCATTTTACCCGGCGTTGTGGCAGGAAATGAAATGGCTGGGTCACGTCTTTGGGATTCCGGTCAGTTCTGCTTCCTTTGCCTTCTTTTATAACAAAAAACTTTTTCGAGAAGCCGGTCTTGATCCGGAACGTCCGCCGAAAACCTGGGACGAAGTGGCTGCATACACGAAAAAACTGACGCGCTATGATGCTTCGGGAAATATCATTCAGATGGGCTTTTATCCCTTCTATAAATCGGCGCTGACAGCTTCGCAAAACTCACCATCTACACCTCTAATAATTGCCTGGGAGAAGGGAGCCTCCTTTCTCAGTGCTGATGGCAAACGGGTAACGCTAATCAACCCGCAATATGTGGAAGCTCTGGAATGGCTGCTGGATTTCACTAAGCCTTATCCCGTGGAAAAAATGGAAGCCTTTTCCGCCGGGTTCGGATACGGCGATCAGCACGCTTTCACCTCCGAAAAGGTTGCGATGATGATACTTCCGGATATCTTTCCTGATTATATCCGCCATCACGCACCAGAACTGGATTACGGCATCGCGCTGACTCCGACCTTTCCGGGTTGTCCGATTGCCTCGTCGTCAGGATGCTGGTGGCTGGCAATTCCCCGGGGGTGCAAAGACCCAGAAGCCGCCTGGGAATTCATTAAGTTCGCCGCTAGTAAAAAAGTGCAATTAGACGCCTATAGCGTGATGGACCAAAATCTGTTTCCCGCCAACCGGCTGGCTACTGCCGATTCAATTTTTCTGCGGGATGGTAAGATGCAGATTTTCGTAACGCACCTGGAACACGCTCAGTCGCCGACGATCGTTCCGATGGCGCACGATGTCTTCTGGCGCGAATTTTACACAGCCCAGGAACTGATCGTCTACGGTAACCAGTCAATTGAAAAGGCCCTCGGCACGGCTCAGACCATTATCCAGCATGAATTGGACAAGGCCCTGACCTATGACGAATATGTCCGTAGCAAAATGAAATTTTTCGATGAATAAGAAGATGCAGAAAACGACGAAAAATCCTCTCTACAAAAAGCAAGCCTGGCTCGGCTACCTTTTCGTGGCGCCCTGGATAATAGGATTCCTGGTTTTCGGCCTGTACCCGATTGTGATGTCTTTTTATTACAGCCTTTGCCAGTATGATGTCCTGCGGATTCCCCAGTTTATCGGCATGGGAAATTATCGGGAGTTATTGTTTGAAGACCCATATTTCTGGAAATCGGCCTGGAATACAGCGTTTTATACTTTTATCCGGACGCCATTGGTGGTTATTGGGTCGTTGCTGCTGGCTGTTCTTGTTAATAATGCCATGAAGGGGATCAAGATTTTCCGGACGATCTTTTTCATTCCATCAATTATTACCGGTGTGGTGTTGTCCGCCCTATGGCTCTGGCTGCTGAATCCCCAATACGGGCTGATCAATTCCATTCTCGCCTTTTTCGGTTTGCCTGGACCGCTCTGGCTGCAAAGTCCGCACTGGTCCAAACCGTCAATTATTCTGATGAGCTTGTGGTCAATTGGCGGCGGACGCATGCTGGTATTTCTGGCAGCTCTTCAGGGCATTCCCAAAGCGCTCTACGAAGTGGTGGATATCGACGGTGGCGGCTGGTGGAAAAAATTTCGGTATATAACGGTTCCAATGGTATCGCCGGTGATCTTTCTCTGGACGGTCCTGGAAGTAATCTTTTCCTTTCAGGTATTTACAGAGGCCTATGTTATGACCAAAGGCGGACCGATGAATTCCACCCTGTTCTATAATCTGTATCTCTATTATAAAGCCTTTGATGATTTCAGCATGGGCTACGCTTCGGCGCTGGCCTGGTTGCTGATGGTGATCATCCTGGTGGTTACGCTGATTCAGTTTATCGTTGGTAAAAAAGTCGTCTATTACGAGGGGGCCTGAGCAGTATGAAGCCGATCCGGCCGACGACAGTCCGAACATTTCTGGCGTATCTGCTTCTAGTAGCGGTTTCACTTGTTCTGATCATGCCCTTTGTCTGGATTATCTCGACTTCCCTGAAGGGCAACGAATCGATTTTTGCCATACCCCCGAAATGGATTCCGGAAACGCTGCATTGGGAAAATTATGCCAAGGTCTTTACCCAGATGCCCTTTTTTACCTACATGAGAAATTCAGTATTTATCTCCGTGGTGGTGATTCTCGGCACCGTGCTGTCCAGTTCGCTGGTGGCTTACGCCTTTGCCTGTCTGAAATGGCCGGGTCGGGATGGGCTCTTTATCTTTGTGCTGGGCACCATGATGCTGCCCATGCAGGTAACGATGATTCCGGTGTTTGTGCTGTTCAAACAGTTTGGTTGGCTGAATACCTTCAAACCGCTGATTGTCCCAGCATTTTTTGGCGGTGGTGCGTTCAATATATTCCTGTTAAGGCAGTTTTTTCTGACAATACCTAAAGAACTGTTTGAAGCAGCTCGCATCGATGGCTGTTCTGAATGGCGGATTTACTGGAAAATTGTTTTGCCCCTGGCGAAACCGGCGCTGGCCACGGTGGCGATTTTGACATTCATGATGACCTGGAACGATTTTCTGGGACCCTTGATTTATTTATCTGATAAACTGAAAGGAACCCTGGCGCTGGGACTGGCCATGTTTGTCGGTCAGTACCAGACGGAGTGGGGAGTGTTGATGGCGGCCTCCGTGCTGGTAATGCTGCCGGTGATTTTTCTGTTTTTCCTGTTTCAGAAATATTTCATTCGCGGTTTTATGATGAGCGGCATCAAAGGTTAACAGAATGAAGAAAAGACTTTCAATATCTATTTTGCTCTGGAGTATTCTGCTGGGATTTTCGGTAATACCCGAGGCTTTACCGCTGCAATTGTCTGCCAACGGCACAATTCCGGCCTGGCTGGTGGCCGGACCATTCAATCTGGAATTTCTCGGCTTTGGGGCTTTTGCCGATTCGATTTTGCTCGATGAAACCCAACTCCAGCCGGCCATTGGAAAAACTGAAATCAGCGATCTGACCCAAAGTAAAACTACGACCTGGCAATATCAGGCATCCAATCCGGGCGGATATGTTGATCTGAGCACCGCCATCGGCTGGGCTATTCCCGGTCGCGGAACCGAAAAAATCTGGTGGGGAAAAGCCGGTCTGGCAGCCACCTACCTGTATAGCCCAACCGAAATTGATGCCTTTTTGCTGACCGGCAGCAATTCCCGCTTAAAAATCACTTTGAATAATCAGGAAATATTCCGGCATTGGAGTGACCGCAATGCTCAGGCCGACGCCGACACCATAGCCATTAATCTTAAAAAAGGCGCTAATCTGTTGGTTCTGACGGTCACGAATTCTCATTCTAATTTATACCCATTCCTCTTCGGCGGACTGGATTTGAAGTGGGGATTTTATGCCCGTTTGACCGATCGTAATCTCCAGCCTTTACAAAATATCGAAGCGCGACTCGCGAAAACCGAAAACCTACTCGACTTTGAACTGACTCCAACCATTTACTTTAAAAAAGGTAATGCCGGCCAATTATTACAGCGGCTCGATCTGGTCATCACGGCCTCGGATGCTCAAACTGAGCCGTTTGATTTCTCTATCAAGATTAACAAGAAAACCTACTCGTTTACGTTATCCCAAATCCCGGCCGGAATCAGTCGCCGAGAAGTATATATTGACGAACCGGCCACGGATATTAAAGCCAGTTGCCTTCTGAAATCCGGCACGCGAAAAATCGGCAAAACCGTCAATCTGACCCGGCAGCAACACTATCAGGTCTACCTGAACCTGATCTCGCACATGGATATCGGATACACCAACACTCAACCGGTCGTCGCCGAGCGGCATATTCAGACGCTAGATGACGTCATAGACTATTGCGACCGATATCCGGATTTCAAATGGACGGTCGAAACAACCTGGATTCTCGAGAAATACCGCGAAACCCGTTCTACAGCCCGGTTTCAAAAACTGATGGACCTGATAAAATCCGGCCGCATTGCGGTTTCGCCGATCTATTCCAATCCATATACCGGAATTATCAGCTACCCGGAAATGACCCGTTCGTTCGACCTGGCTAAAAAACTTGCCGATGAATTCGGGATTTCCTTTCAAGCCGCGATTGTCAATGATCTGCCCGGTTTGTCCTGGATTATTCCGCAGGTTTTAAACCAGGCTGGAGCGTCCTTTTTAGTTTGCGGTATCAATGATTTTTACGAAAAATACGCCGTGCGGAAAAATATCCCGAAAGTCTTTTACTGGGAAGGCGCCGATCACAGCAAGGTCTTAACCTATTTGACGAATGCCTACAACGAAGGCTTAATTTACGGTTTTGAAAAAGACACAACCGGCCTGGAAATCGGTTTATGGCAAAACCTCAAACAACTAAAGGCTTCCGGATATACCTTCGACCTCGTTTATCTGAATGCAGCCGTTAATGATAACAGTGGTATTCCCAAGTCTCAATTCGAAGCCGCGCAACATTGGAATCAGGTTTATGAATTCCCAAAAATTATTATCTCAAACCTGAACCAGTTTGCAACCGACTTTTCGGCTAAATATTCCGATGGTATTCCGACTCTGCGAGGCGACTGGACTTCCACCTGGGACATTCTTTATCAGAGCGAGCCGGAACTCTTTATCAATCATCGCGCCATACAGCAAAAATTAATTTCAGCCGAAAAACTGACTACTCTCGACTGGTTGCTGAATCCGGAGGTGCTACCGGAAGAAAAAGAACTTTCAGAAGCGTATCGGTCTACCCTGAATTTTGCCGGACACGGTTCCGGTTTGGAATACAGCTACGGTTCCGCCGAGGAGAATCAGTGGGCGATGGCCAACCGCGTGGGCAATATCAGCTTAGCCGAGTTGTTGGCTGAGGAGGTTTTGGAACGTAGTCTCTACCGTTTTTGCGTACCCCATTTCGCATTCGAAGCCAACGGCCTGCTGGTTTTCAATACCCTAAGCTGGAAAAGAGATGTGCCTGTGACCATTCAATTGCCGCATCTGAATCAAACCGTTTATCAG
This window harbors:
- a CDS encoding sugar ABC transporter ATP-binding protein, with the protein product MKPIRPTTVRTFLAYLLLVAVSLVLIMPFVWIISTSLKGNESIFAIPPKWIPETLHWENYAKVFTQMPFFTYMRNSVFISVVVILGTVLSSSLVAYAFACLKWPGRDGLFIFVLGTMMLPMQVTMIPVFVLFKQFGWLNTFKPLIVPAFFGGGAFNIFLLRQFFLTIPKELFEAARIDGCSEWRIYWKIVLPLAKPALATVAILTFMMTWNDFLGPLIYLSDKLKGTLALGLAMFVGQYQTEWGVLMAASVLVMLPVIFLFFLFQKYFIRGFMMSGIKG
- a CDS encoding ABC transporter permease, which encodes MQKTTKNPLYKKQAWLGYLFVAPWIIGFLVFGLYPIVMSFYYSLCQYDVLRIPQFIGMGNYRELLFEDPYFWKSAWNTAFYTFIRTPLVVIGSLLLAVLVNNAMKGIKIFRTIFFIPSIITGVVLSALWLWLLNPQYGLINSILAFFGLPGPLWLQSPHWSKPSIILMSLWSIGGGRMLVFLAALQGIPKALYEVVDIDGGGWWKKFRYITVPMVSPVIFLWTVLEVIFSFQVFTEAYVMTKGGPMNSTLFYNLYLYYKAFDDFSMGYASALAWLLMVIILVVTLIQFIVGKKVVYYEGA